Proteins from a genomic interval of Candidatus Neomarinimicrobiota bacterium:
- a CDS encoding NAD-dependent deacylase, with translation MSAESGVPTFRGQNGLWNKFRPEELANFNAFIQNPELVQDWYAHRREILHRVKPNPGHYALVKLEELTQDFMLITQNIDDLHQTAGSGNIVELHGNIFKNYCITCGMRYDERDLPEQVSEIWLCECGGFVRPDVVWFGELLPAEEFQKAEQFCRRCDILLSVGTSGVVHPAAGLPLTAREGGAFIVEVNPEPTEISSMADVVFRQNAGTILPLIVDRLA, from the coding sequence ATCTCTGCCGAGAGCGGTGTCCCTACTTTCAGGGGTCAGAACGGCCTGTGGAATAAGTTTCGCCCGGAAGAATTGGCCAACTTCAACGCTTTCATTCAGAATCCGGAACTCGTACAGGATTGGTACGCTCACAGGAGGGAGATCCTCCACCGAGTGAAGCCAAATCCTGGACATTACGCTCTCGTAAAACTTGAAGAGTTGACTCAAGATTTCATGTTGATCACCCAAAACATAGATGATCTTCACCAGACGGCCGGGAGTGGAAATATAGTTGAACTCCACGGAAACATCTTCAAGAACTACTGCATCACGTGCGGGATGAGGTACGATGAGAGAGATTTGCCCGAGCAGGTCAGCGAAATCTGGTTGTGTGAATGCGGTGGATTCGTCCGTCCCGATGTGGTTTGGTTCGGCGAACTTCTCCCCGCGGAAGAATTTCAGAAAGCGGAACAGTTCTGCCGAAGATGTGACATACTTCTATCCGTGGGGACATCTGGCGTTGTTCATCCTGCCGCAGGTTTGCCACTGACTGCAAGAGAAGGTGGCGCCTTCATAGTGGAAGTCAATCCGGAGCCAACGGAAATATCGTCGATGGCGGATGTCGTGTTTCGTCAGAACGCCGGCACTATACTGCCCCTAATTGTGGATCGTTTGGCATGA
- a CDS encoding PEGA domain-containing protein — MEDTTLETFGYLVVECDSPGINIYVDDMLAGHVPIEKPIPLPPGQHTVTYLQPEFMDLLHQYYGEDEIKRMISKALETVYIVPGQTVSVNLWWRPYDKELKSRKLRFLAKSFAGVVLAATLFVLNMP; from the coding sequence ATGGAGGACACCACTCTCGAGACCTTCGGTTATCTCGTCGTTGAATGCGACTCTCCCGGTATAAATATCTATGTGGATGACATGCTGGCCGGTCACGTTCCCATTGAAAAGCCCATTCCTCTGCCTCCGGGACAGCATACGGTGACCTATCTCCAACCAGAGTTCATGGATCTCCTCCACCAGTACTACGGGGAAGATGAAATTAAGCGTATGATTTCGAAGGCACTGGAGACGGTCTACATTGTTCCCGGACAGACGGTTTCAGTGAACCTGTGGTGGAGACCCTATGATAAAGAGTTGAAGTCGCGAAAATTACGCTTCTTGGCAAAATCGTTTGCGGGAGTCGTCCTGGCGGCAACATTGTTCGTTCTGAACATGCCATAA